The segment GCAACCTAACTTGCATTGATCTTTTAAtagttaataaaataaatagatacattgcatcataataatattaattattttaaagaagtTTCAATATAGTTCATATTCATTTCtaattattagtaaaaatgaACTCAATTCAAAGGttgattaattgtttaaataaatattaaaattattgctTTATGTTTTGTCCATTGACCATAACTCGAATCTTCATAATTAGATAttttctatttcctttttatcaagtacattctttttctttaattatgagATTTTGCATTTTGACTTTTCTACAATGCTTGAGTCACAAGTTTtcgttttatgttttggtattcgatatttatattgaaattcatttttatttgaatttgtacGAAAAAGTTTTATATCGGGAGGGAGGGAATAAAGAGATCTGTAACGatgttatattttaaaaggATTCGTATATGATGTCTCTGATTAAGGATGATAAGGAATACTTACCATTTCATTACACAAGTTTTTAGTTACAAATTTAAGTTTAATAAATTcagaatatattatttatatctaCCAAATAATCTTTTTACATGATAAAGAGAAAATCATTGAGAAATTAAAAGTTGAgtcagaatttaaaatttatgtatttgaaGATTCTAGCtagttttttaatattaatgaGTCCTAATTTAGTGATACGAGAAAAATTATGCTTCATATCtctacttttaaaaatattttgtgcataaaaatacaatttaactgataattatgtataaatatCTTTTACATCGCGTATACAAGATTgacaatatatatttaatgatttttctccaaacataatattatatgttgGGCTAcgtgataaaaatattttcgaaagtgatataaatttgaaaatttcccttaatatagtttatatatattcaataaaattttaaatataaatataaaattttgaataaaatttaattaattagaagaTTATATACTCCAAAGAATGATAGCGTCTCCGTGTgacattttgactctaaaagCGAGATCCGCGGACACGCTAGGGCCCAAACATTGGTCAAAATATTACGTGTTTTAATTTacgtgatattttttattttctcgagaattaaataatttaaatttgaccaaaatttatgcatgaaattttagtttttttgtaaatgaaattaatatatttgtaaactacgtaaaaaaatatagtaagtCACACTAATTAAGTGAAAAATTTTctgtcaaaaataaatttatttaaatctcaaaaattaaaaagtgtcatataaattataaaggaaggaatatttatttattttgacaacatttaggcataatacataaatgtgccctttaacttgacttcaaatcacatttatgtccttcaactttagatgtgcacaaatagacacttaaacttgtataaagttgaacaaatagacacacatgtcctacatgtcattttttgtcctacgtggtatcctacgtgtattgtgccatttaggactcatgtgtttatttatttaaaagttggatagttaaagtttCTGGtcgtgcattatgaaagttgaaggtcaaagttaaaatttgaagctaaGTTTAAgatctaatatatgtattatgccaaatataaatgatgaattaatgatGACTTAATTAGAGTCATGATTGAAGATGATGTCTGTTTGATGAGCTCGTTAGCGtgtaaagatttaattttaataagtgATATTAAAATTAAGGTTATGGGTTGATTCATGAATGATATAATGCATttgataaaatacaataaaaattccACTAGCTtaatgattatttaattatgtgtcTTTTGTGAGTTttaatattaacattattatcAGAATTCGGTCTTAAAATACGTATATCTAatgcatttatatatatgtatctcgAATATATTGAATCAAAATTAGATTTAAATTGTTTTGGATATTTTATATCCATGTAAATTCACATATTGTATCTGCCTCTATCGATAGCTTCTCTCCCTCATCTTTTTTACCACatatctatattttaaaatttatctaatatctaaatacatgtatctaatataattcataatctCCATAaattaaggggggggggggNTGCAAACTAATTAAGTTGGAATATTAGCTCATGAAATTTAACTCAACCCACTCATTATGGATAAGCAAGTTGTTACCTAATCTCACTTGCTTTTTCATTGTCAATTGGAAGTGATGCATGTGAGCTAGGGCtacacaaattattttttagtttgattttttatgtgATGTCAGAGTtcatgattaaatttaaatcgtGCATTCTTCAATTCATTTGGTGGtgatattttcaataatttttttcatattcaaaatttctaattaaGAATAAAGCAGTCTCATTACGACATCACAATTCGTATTGAtgctacacaaattaaataatgtAACTAGTATTTTTCAAAATCTCCACTCTATAAAGTTACTTTAAAGAAACTAAATTAAGCCTTTCAAAAGTATAAATTTGCTCCACCTTCAAAAATCTTTCATAATCATTGAAactttctcttttatatatatatatatatatatatatatatatatatatccaaataTTAATATAACAANNNNNNNNNNNNNNNNNNNNNNNNNNNNNNNNNNNNNNNNNNNNNNNNNNNNNNNNNNNNNNtatatatatatatatatatatatatatatatataaatccaAATATTAATATAACAATTGAATTAATGTTAAACACGCTTATTATTCATGTTAGGCAACTAACACAGCTGGCTAAATCTATTGTAAAAgctcttgtatatatatattaattaaatttatataacagAATAGATTACAACAATCtttttaattactattattttgtttttgcttATTGTAAAAAAAGTACtacctaattttattttattttttgacttggTTCAAGATAGtgcaattaatttaattttatcctCATTTAGTGGAGTTATTTTACTTGGTCTTGTGTGGcttttatttaatcattttccatgattaataaatacaatttttttacccTCAATTTTCAAGAGTCCGAAgcctaaagaatataaaatattaataaaaattttaaaacggtacataaaattttatattgattaaaaCGGTAAAATTGCTGGAACAACAGCAATTTCCTCCCCCggagcaaaatcgctgctactgcaacgattttgaaaaaagtgattttctttttttaaaaaaaaaatttcaagaaaatcgctgcctttaaatttttttttaagaaaatcgcggcctaggcagcgattttcttaattttttttttttaaaaaaatgaaaatcgctgcttaaattttttttaaaaaaattaaaatcgctgcctttggcagctattttcttgaaaaaaataatttttttaaaaaataaaaatcgctgcataacttgaattttttttaaaaaaaatgaaaatagctggcagtgattttattgatttttttttcttttttttaaaagatgaagcgctcttttcaaaaaaaaatttaaaaagatcgCTGCGATTttgttgcaatttttttttctttttaaaatgaaaattttcttcaaaaagcttttttttttaaaaaaaaaatcacattttgcaaaatcgctgcagtagcagtgattttatttttcccaGCGGAGaaaatcgctgttgttccagcAATTTTgccattttgattaatataaaattttatatatcattttaaaatttttgttaatattttataccctttaagCTCCGGACTCCAATTTCCAAATGTTCATTTCCATCaataataattattgaaaaaaatgaaatcacacgtttgaaaagaaatatattccACAAACTATATTGACTTGAATAATTTGGTTCTTTCAcgcacaatttttttttttaaataatgagaAAAAGTGAATTATTGTTACATCATCTCatgtaaaaaaattttatataaagttgaatctcttatttatttattttttgcttaaaCACATGTCTAGTTACTTCTTGAAcaagatttaaaattttctacacCTTGCACACACGtgtacacacatacatatataggGAGATGGGGGTATTGCTTATAAATATTCGTAAGATCTaatattaaatatcaattaatataaatatataataaaatatggaTATCAATTACTATTCTTAAAAGATATCGAATTATCAAAGGATTTCCTGCGATTATTTCTAGTATGGAAAGAGTCAATCATCCATTTTTGTATCTTATCgaacaaaaatgtaaaatttaaagcgaaaaaataaaagtaaatatagGAGAAAATTTTTGTTGAGGTGAGTGAATGATTAGTGAGAAATTTATTGtatagataaatattatttttaatttgttgttatatatatatggaggGAAGTGAATGATTAGTGGCAAATTTATTATATagctaaatattatttttaatttgttgtagTGTATATATGGGATGATGAGtcactttaattatttattagagAAACTATAGTATATATTTTCCCAAAATATAAGGGTAAGAAATATAGTTGTGTGGGTCAACGACAGATGTCAAAACTAgagtgaaatattttttttaattgacataatatataattatacaataaactTTGTCTCCGCTATCAggtaaatatttcaattttaagagTGTATATCTTATGACATACGACACAATATGACTTATAAATCTGTAAAATATTCAGACTATCATTTTGTAAATTGATGTGTCGTTCAATTGACATAGTGAAGACGCGTTAAGATCTCTAAACGTACATACACACtcaaagttaattaattaaataatatttaaatatccATTATTATCAAGTTAAAGTGTTTATCTGTTATACGATGGAGTAAAAATTAGCTAGAAAGTAGTTGTAACTTGTATTACtatcaaatcaaaaaattactaattttatgttatgaacATAGAAAAACTTGCCATTTGTAGTTGGTGAAgatatgatttaaaaaaaaaaaaccatcatAATAACACATTACAAAATGAATGAATTTACAAACTCGAGTATATACATCACCACTTGTTGcatgaaataatatttgattattattttttggatttttattaATTCTCACCTACCAACTTATTTGGTAGACAAAAGGGGCAAACAAAGTCTAACAAATCTTTTGTACCACGAGGTCAAAAATTGGCCACAAATCAATAATAATCAagatgacttttttttttattatttttttattttttgcaataGTGCTCAAACacttattatttgaatttataaaaagTGGGGAAAAAGGAGGTGAAAGGgtggaaaataaaaagatttaaaggtgaaagaaaaaaataaaataaatgaaataataaataaataaaattgtggTTGGTGCCCAAACCCACAAACTTGTATACCTATATATAATCTCAAGATATTATACATAATTCTATCACAATTATTTTTCCATTCTAAGCtaacaaataaactaaaaatataagcTTCAACAATGGGAAGCTTATCATTTGAGAAGGTATAATTCTTACAACTTCATATattactttgcaaattcttgttaatttttttttattgtttgtcTATTTATGGAATTTAATTTGTTGTCATTAATATACTTTTAGCATCTAAAAGAAacttaatatatcaaatatattcttACAACTTCATATattactttgcaaattcttgttaatctttatttttattcttcttattttttgcTTCATTTTTATGCATGGTTTCTTGTTCCTTTTCTTGGAAAATCAATGGGAAAGTTTTGGTATACATGTCCTAAAATTAATTGTGTTGTGTGGACAAATGAACCAAAAGAAAATTACTATGACTCAAAAgactttttctttgtttttatcctttttattcttttgcaTGGTTCTTTAGTCAAACAAAATGTGGTGGGGCGATAAGTAATTCCTTTACATTTAATAAGAAACTTCAGGTTTAAATTTTTGCTCGTGGAAATATAATAGATTTTTATATCGCAGGGAGTGTAGAATTTAcgattaaaattttatgagttCTTAAGATTCTCAGCATCGAGCCTATTATATTCTTAACGTTGTATTTAATTAGTATAAATAAACTTACACTGCATGTCTAAAGTACTAGGTTCATATGAATTTAATATCgacatacatatataatgacacTTTCTGATGCTGATTCGAATTAATCAAGCCCTAAAATGAATACCAACCgaatacataaaattttatgtttctaAAGTatggttcttttttttcttcaaggaCTTTGAGCCATCAGCTGTGACTCCAAGAGGATTAGCACCACCTGGATTAATTGTAAATGGTGATTTTAGTGAAATGATGAGACTTAAGGTGTCATCAACACCTACAACACCaagaaaaaatttgaatctTTCAGTGACGGAGCCAGGAAAAAATGATGGACCTAGTTTGGATTGTACATTGATGAATTATATTGATACACTTACTCAACGTATCAACTATCATATAggtaattattcttttttacatatcgtcaacttttaagttttatacATCGATAGTATGATAATTATGTacttttatctatttattaaaaaagaatagtCTGGTGCATAAGAATTTTATGTTCATAAAGGATCTATGCGAGGGTTGCAGTCGATAGTAAAGTCGAGATTTTTACTAAAGGtgtattcaatatttaaaatattacataaaagtttttttttatgaatgattAGACAGTCTAccttaatacaaatattaatgaTTGCTTACACGACTCGAGTACATAGTATATCTATTACAAAAGGATAGTCTGATGTGTAAGTATTCGTGTTTATATAGGGTATACCCAAGACTCGAAACCCAATAGTGgcaaaatcaaaaattttgttAAGAATATGTTCAATATTTTCCATACATACATAAAAGTAAATAACATAAACAGTTTAATATAAGTATTAATGATTGATTATACCGTTCGAGTCCATAATCTATTGCTGACATGCAAGAAGGTTATAAAGTCTTAGGTCAATTAAGGTTGACAATTtcttaatatgaaaattattaatttgaaaacttgaaaaaatatttttaaagacaTGTGCTCTATAGCTAATTTGACAAAATTACTTACTATCTCAGCAATTTCTAATTATTGACTAATTAATTCGGTCAAAAATAACGATTTACATGGTAAAAACTTACTCGCATCgactattaaattaataaatcaataataataataataataataataataataacgacAATATATTTAGAATAGACGTAAATTGTTTATGATAAATCCTAATCTCAAGAAAAGAAACAGTCAAAAATagtataaagaaataaataatcgAAATAAAAATAGTTACGACAAAATACAATAGACAACCTATTAAATCACATAAACAATAGTCATAACAAGgtataatgataattaattatatatttatttttatgatgatgagttgttgaaattttttttgaattttttttttcaggtTATCCAGTTAACATATGCTATGAGCACTATGCTAATTTAGCCCCACTTTTACAATTTCATTTAAATAACTGTGGTGATCCATTTCTTCAAAATACTGTTGATTTTCATTCAAAAGATTTTGAAGTGGCTGTTTTAAATTGGTTTGCTGATTTATGGGAAATTGAAAGAGATCAATATTGGGGTTATGTTACAAATGGTGGTACTGAAGGAAATTTACATGGCATTTTGGTTGGgtaagtattaaatttttactaatttctgACGTTTCGATTCTCgagagtttaattttatattaatttttataattaacttAGATCagattaattttattaagatttatttattttttggttggTGAACAAATTTGTTGAGTTTGAGTGAGTGGTGACCAATTTAGTAcacaagaaaattataaaaaaagattatcctaatttttaaagtttgagTGCGTGAgccaaaaatactttttttcaaCAACTATGCAAAATTGAACACCAagtctaataaatattatatttaaatgaaaattttttattttgggatCATAAagtcaatatttttaatataatggaaaaaatgtcaagaatgagatactatagttaaagaaaacaattaaaataaaatgtaattttttttttttgacttgtctaattttatttttttttatttttcaggaGAGAATTATTTCCAAATGGAATTTTATATGCATCAAAAGACTCTCATTACTCAGTGGCTAAGGCAGCAATGATGTATAGAAtggattttgaaaatattaatgcATCAATAAATGGAGAAATCGATTATTCTGATTTGAAAGTTAAATTACTTCAAAACAAGGGAAAACCAGCGATAATTAATGTTACAAttggtaaatattttaattaagatattttttttattaattataataagctttatacattttataataattttcatttttattaattataggTACTACTTTTAAAGGAGCTGTTGATGATCTTGATGTTATTCTTCAAATACTTGAAGAATGTGGTTATACACAAgatcaattttatattcattGTGATGCAGCACTAAATGGACTTATTAttccttttattaaaaatgtaagttttttattttcttact is part of the Solanum pennellii chromosome 8, SPENNV200 genome and harbors:
- the LOC107027331 gene encoding histidine decarboxylase-like; this translates as MGSLSFEKDFEPSAVTPRGLAPPGLIVNGDFSEMMRLKVSSTPTTPRKNLNLSVTEPGKNDGPSLDCTLMNYIDTLTQRINYHIGYPVNICYEHYANLAPLLQFHLNNCGDPFLQNTVDFHSKDFEVAVLNWFADLWEIERDQYWGYVTNGGTEGNLHGILVGRELFPNGILYASKDSHYSVAKAAMMYRMDFENINASINGEIDYSDLKVKLLQNKGKPAIINVTIGTTFKGAVDDLDVILQILEECGYTQDQFYIHCDAALNGLIIPFIKNMITFKKPIGSVTISGHKFLGCPMPCGVQITRKSYINNLSRRVEYIASVDATISGSRNGLTPIFLWYSLSAKGQIGFQKDVKRCFDNAKYLKDRLQQAGISVMLNELSIIVVLERPRDHEFVRRWQLSCVRDMAHVIVMPGITRETLDGFINDLLQQRKKWYQDGRISPPCVASDIGAQNCTCSYHKIDFIIP